A stretch of DNA from Channa argus isolate prfri chromosome 7, Channa argus male v1.0, whole genome shotgun sequence:
ccccccaccccccgcacacccacacatagacacacgcagacacacacaaacacacacacacgcagacacacacatacacacgagCAGACTCACacgcagacaaacacacacacacacacacacacacacacaggagtgtGCAAAGCTGACAAAGCCCACTTATCTCTGACTAAGGTAGCACAACAACTGTTTGCAATTAGGCTAATGGAGTGAACTGTAGGTGGTAATAAACTAAATGCTGAGGATTTAGTTTAACACTGTTCTGGGCCTCGACCATCTGCCTCTCTGCTAACTCCCATAAATTACAGCAGAACACATTTAGCACtaaatttgttttccctttaGACCATGCTACATTTTTCCAAAgactttttttctcctgcttctgCAACGTATCAAAATATCTTTACACTGATGTTTGTGGAAAGACAGACATGATCGCTGTCATGTTTGTTTCACTCTCTTTAATTATTAACAACATATAGTGAATTGTGTATGAACTGTGCactctctgaaacacacacattatagaGGCTGGTCACTGCAAGCAACAGGTGGTCAGGGAGCTTTAGCTGCCACATCACGTGTGTGCCATTTCAAAATGTCGACCCTGTATAATGAGGAACATGTCACAGTTACAGAGAGGTCAGTTGTCCCTTATGAGGTACACTCACAGAGCACTGTACAGTTCAGGGCAGTCCAATACAAAAGTCCTGCAATAAAAGCAGGATTTATGAAAGATCTGTAAAAATATATGTACTAAATAGGTATGAAATCATAAATGTACTATGGAGGTCAGAGATAAGGTGGCATTTTTCAAACATATAATTGAATATTCAATCATAAAGACAGATGTTATGTCAAGGCTAACAAAGTGCTTGGTGAGtataaatatatgcaaaacgtgaaatatgaatataaagCAATAAAACCTTATGGATTCAGTTTTTAATAGATAATTTGGGGatgcaaattttaaatgagGCACATATATTTAGGATGTGCTGCTGCAGGAATTTAAGAGACTAACTGTGGCCTTAAGTTTATAGGAGTTTCTAGAAAGTCAAGACCATATAACCAACACTAAAGGTACAGACAGAAATTGTTTTGGCTAGTCCATTCAGGATGTCACACCTGTGATTTGGACTAATCCTTGTCTGGACATCCTCTGGTTGTTTTAGCACATGCTTTAAGGTAAGTTTACAGAAGAAGTTATAGGTCACACAGAGTGCGAGACCTCAGACTGATAAGTGAAGACCattatgtttgtctgtgctctCAGAATGTGTCTGTTTACTGTGtattgttttacaaaaactGACACTAACTaccaaagcaaaaagcaaatataGGTTAGATCTGACAATAAAATGACAGCAGCCATGTGAGCATTAAATAAAGCTGAACTTAAATCTGTGGCAAAGTCTCAAGTTGACATGTGCTTTTCCACAGGTGCTTATGTATTTGTGTCCCCTCTATGTGGATGTAGATAAAGGGCCATGATCtcaaatctgattttttttccccagggtTATTTCATTCTTcatagacagagagaaagaaaaagtgaagacAACATCCACAATAAAACAACTTCTCTCAGAGGAAGAAGATAAAAGCATTCGATTAGTTCCTCACATACGAGTGgaaatttttgtgtttttgatccCAGATGTCTCAACGACAGCTACAAGGAAATCAGCACAACCTTTACTTCAACTGGtgtcacacattttaaagtgaagcAGAGCTCCTCAGACTTTCTGGCTGAACTGTGGATTGAGATCATGAAGGATTCTCAGTCTCTACACCCGTTTCTTAGTCACATTATGGTTTCTCTACTTtcactcctcctcttccctgcATCTGCAAGCTCAGGGCCTGACCATGACTATGGAGCTCACCGACGCTTTGTTTGCACCCCTGTCCCTGTGGATGTAGACCCCTCCTGCTTCCCTACAACAGGTCCAGGAGTGGGGGCAGCAGGGCCAAGCGGACCAGGCCATCAAAGTTCACCTCCTGCTGGCTGGTGGGGGGCGAGCGAAGAGGCCAAAGCTACCATCCTCCACCTCAGGGAGAGCCTTGTCCAGCAGAAAGAGACCATCCTGGACCAGAGGGAGACTATTAGAGAGCTGACTGCCAAACTCACCCTGTGTGAGGGCTTTGGCCAGGGTGTGACGCATCACAACGAGCACCACGGCACAGCCTCACACTCTTATCGAGCAGGAGCTTCCAGTCACAGTACATACAGTGACAACGGCCACTATAGCAACCAGCAGGGTCACCATGGAAACCTCATACCAGACTCACCACATCACCCCTCTGTAGGGGGTAAACGATCTGATGGAGGgtacagcaacaacaaccagGGTAAGGATAAACATGTGACAACAGGGGACATCACATCGTCGCAAGAGCAGATGGAGAGGATGCTGCAGGCGCTGAAAGACAGGCTGGACAACCTGCAGGTGAGCAGCCAGCAGAGGAAACTTTCTTAACTTTGTAACAGAAAGTAAGAAACAGTAATCCAATACAGCTAATGAATAACAAAGAGAGTAGGAGGAAGATTGGTTATTTCCTTGTTAGGAAACGAATTATGTCGTCACCAGACTGTTTGTTAATTGGTCCCAAAGCAGTATGTCCGCTAAGTACTTTAGACAAAGGAACAAATAATTACTAAATCGCATAAAGCCACTCACTATATTGGCATCACTTTGACGTCCCTCAGTGGGAACCTCAGAGTTGCAACAAGCTCACAGCAGTCTCTTTTATGAGATTACAGTGGATTGTACAGCTACACTCAAGTTTTGGTAAACATTTAGAGACTCTacattcctgtttttcttttagttagTTGATGTTTCAGCTCTTTTGGTGCACTAATCCAACCCGTTTTCTGctgcccctctctctttcttggaTCGTGATCATGGATGTCAGGAGCTGTGGCGTATTTGTGGAGAGAGTGGGGTTAGCACGCACCTAAGATCAGCAGTAATTATCATGATCTTCCTTGACAGACTTGTAATCAGGCCACGCACCAGGACAAAGCCTGGATTACCTGATAGGGAAAGAAGCAAAGGCAAATCTACCTGACTGCTGCAGCTAGCACTAACAGATGACTGGTGAATGTAAAGTTAAGTCGGAGACCAACTGGAAAATTAGTGATATTTTCATCTAAATCTGGAAGTAGTCAGAACATTTAGGCGTTTAGAGACATACATAATAAATGAAGTAAAATATGAGAACATTTGTGGGGTTGACCATGTTAATTACTTTATACACTTCAGTTTTATTGACTGAAAAAGGGTGGATGTGATCGACCTACCACAGGTTTTGTTcaattgcaaaaataaatgtaaaattgtcaCGTCAGTTTGTTATTGTAAGCAAAAAAGAACTTTCTCAGAGTCAAATTATGACTGGACTGAAGGTTTGTAAGGGGTCCATGGCTGTTTGGCACACtcagcaaaacaacaaaccaaaagtgGATTTAGCCATTGTTGTCAATCTTCACCACTGTATTTTGCGCTGATCTGCCTCAGCAGAAGAGGAACACCTCAATCGCCTACTCCAGCTCCCTGAAGGAGCTGCTGCAGAGGAAGATCAGTGCTCTGGAGCAACAGCTGCACCGCCATCGAACCACACCCCACAGCAGCCCTGAGCATCACGACAACGACAGCAGCCACAGAGACGATGGAGATCAGGACAATGATCACCACAAAGACGCACAcataaatgaccacaaagaggaCCACAACGACAGCGGTCACATTGACAGTAGGAACCACACTGACCATCATGAAGACAGCCACAATGATGATCATCATGATGCGGATGGTGACCATGCCAACCATGATGAAAATCACCATggtgatgatgacgatgatgatgccAATGAAGAGGATGATGACGACGACCACAGCAATGAAGCAGACAGTCACCTTGTGCACACAGAATACAGAGCACCAGGGCTGCAGGCTGGTTTTCACTCAAAGAAACTGGAAACGATGCTCAGTCAGCTGCACCTCACAGGTACACAACGTTCATGCAAatgctaaaacatttacatggatgatatttcatcttttattcattatcctaaaacattttaattgaatcTATGAAGtgattttaaggttttaaagtgtgttattttttagctactaaaaataagaaaataaacaaggaATCCCTGAAGTTTATCCAGCTACAACTGTCTGCTAAAGAAGATTTCATGACAGGATCATAAGCtacaaaacacagcagttagTGAATGGACTTTAGCAGTAACCATGgtctctgtgttgttttgtttctccctAAAAACCAGGTGCCAGCAGGAAGAAACCCAAGGGTGCCGATGCCTTCCAGATCAGCTTCCCAATGAGAACCAACTATATGTACGGGCGGGTGAAGAGGACTCTGCTGCAGGAGATCTTTGCTCTGACTTTGTGTCTCTGGATGAAGGCGGGAGCGGGGACCAGCCTGGGGACGCCCTTCTCTTACTCTGCACCTGGACAGGCCAATGAGTTAATGTTGATTGAGTGGGGGAACAACCCCATAGAGCTGCTTGTCAATGATAAGGTGAGGGAGATTGTTTGGTCACTGTATTCCAAACCTAAACTAGATTACATTTGGTATTAAaccattaataaataaacctttCTTGCTTATTTGGTTACAAATACAATACAGAGAATTGACTCCAGGGTCTCTAACAGTGTCTAACCATGCTTGCTATCTCATCTGCAGGCAGTGACGTTGCCCCTGTCTCTGGGTGATGGGAAGTGGCaccatgtgtgtgtgacctgGTCAACACGTGACGGACAGTGGGAGGCCTACCAGGATGGAGTGCAGAGAGGGTCTGGAATAAATCTTTCCTCCTGGCACCCCATCAAACCTGGAGGCGTGTTCATCCTAGGACAGGAGCAGGTAAAGATAACGTGACTCTTagactaagaaaaaaaagtagtagTAAATACAGAAAAGATAAATTAATATCCACTTACAATGAAGGATTTACTGGCTGTTTATGCTAAACTATTACATATTAAATTCACATTCCAGAAGCCTCTGTCCATAGTTTTTTGTTAATTAAGCATTTTATTATTAGGGTTTTCCATTCAATTGTTaccaaaaatttaaaatgtaagaaaccAAATGCTATGATCTCAGAATCTGTAATAAGGTTACTGTGTAAATAAGTTCATATATGAGAAATGTTGTGCTTTTGACTGATCCAGCTGTCTCACGTGTACCTTACGTGCTCCTAACTTGTGATCCAATGAAACAACTGAACATAAAAAGGGTCAACTTTGCTCATTCCAATGTTTCTCAGGACACACTTGGAGGCCGTTTTGATGCCACTCAGTCATTTGTGGGCGAGATGTCAGATCTTCATATGTGGTCACACGTCCTGAGTGCCACTGACATCTATAGCCTTGCCTCCTGTGGCAGCCATCTCATAGGGGATGTCATTGCCTGGTCCGATACAGAGGTGGAGCTTCACGGAGGTGTTGCCAGATACCCGTTTGACCCCTGTCACTGAAGGTGGACACATCCTAAacatactgaaaacatttatcagaaatgagaaacaaaagacaCTAATGATGGTgcaagaaatacacaaaattcCCTTCgactttcagctgtttttacacACTCAGTGGTACCAACCCAGAATCAATGCCTTCCTGTAAACTTTATCAGggatttttttataaaaaagaaaaaaagaaagaaatgaaaaacatcagACTTATCTGTATTTACAGATTCTATGTAGGGAATTAGGGGTCTTGGGCCTTAGAACCCTTACATGGGTTCTTCTTTGTGATGAAGTGACAAAGTTAGTTTAATGATGATAGACGTGctgaaaaattaatttctacTGTGgaatcctttttaaaaaggtttctaTGACAATACAGCTAATTTACCAAAGAATTTGTAGAATTTAATTGTGTTACGCTTTataactttaattatttatgtatcatagaaaaacatgtttttttggcGAAAGCTACACAAGGCTTCTTTACTTAGGCCAACGGTTCAGTTTTTTCCCAACTTTTATATATTCTGCAATACATGTTTTTTCACTTAACCGTTCTTTATTTTCACTAAATTTTCTTCTAACTTTGTCAAATCTGCTGTATTTTTTGGAGAAATGTGATCAGATCTTTGCTGTTCAATTACTGAAATGTATAGGCATAgattgtaaaaaatgtttgttctctGCATAAAGCCGTGAATTTGCCAGATTATAACTCTGACATTATAAACTGAGCaatgaaataattaatattttagacAAATTGCCCTTAAGCAAGAACTAGGCAAcagtgaagggagaaaaatgcctgtaaataaaagtgtgaaAGATTTAGTTCTTTGTTCTTCACTGAGTTTAGTTTGCTGTGATGAAGGTAAACTGTCAGCATCTATGTCGGGATGTTTGTTACACAGAGGATTACAACTTTAATACAACAGACCATAAAAGGTTTTGCTAATCAACCAATCTAACAACCCATAGAAGCATCTTCTGAAACAGTCAGGTGCCCAAATCGGCACTGAAAAGGTTTTTCATGCCACAAGCACTCCTGCTCAGACTGGACCTTTCCTAAAACCCTCAGTTTGAGTTAATGAAATGAGCAGgatctttcaaaataaaagtttaagtCAAAATTTtcctttgaaataaaataatgcaactTTACAAGATTTGTAGACTAAGTTAGTAGATTGAGGTCTATTATCTTCACGTAAACATGTATATAGATTTCTACACATAAGAAGGTCTGTCGTTTTTTCCCCTTATAAGTTACACAGAACAGGAGGAATGGTTACAGCAAGTAAACCCTGCTACAGTGCTCATGTGAGCCCAGAATTCAAGACAGAATTAAAAAACTGTCAACACATCtgttaatttgaaaaaagaGAACTAGGAACATAAGAACAGGTCCACCAGTTTATCATCCGTTTACCTTTTTATTGTTACACAGTAGTTTACTGACACCAATGTGCCGTGCTTTTCCTTTTGCTACATTATCAGATGATCTATCCATTTTCACCTCacagtaagtaaaaataaataaatgcaaaataaacacattttctgaaagaggtgactgttgggtcaaaggaaacagaaagagaggacCAGTACCAGTCTGATCATTTCAGTgttcatacatttgttttttcaaccatttttattttttggcaacTTTGCACTTCAAGAATACCCAGAAGGTGAAGGCCAACAGAAAGTTCATGTGAtatatagaaatacaaaaatggaGTTAACGTTTGAGCAGGGGAGTAAAAGACCATTCtatatgtgtattttaatcattaacaacttgctgtgtttttaaaacattttctgtcctGCCCATTCAACTCCATGCATCAAGGTCTTAACCAGATTAAATAAAGTATTGCGGTTGTAGCAGGAATTGACCAGGTGAGGGTGTTATTTGTTTCCACATGGTTTATCCTTGAGCATATTGCAGTGTGTAAGGTCACCAGTAGAAGCTGCTACAGAGTATTGGAGCTGTATTGTCAGTCAACGTAACAGCATTTTCTCCAGAAATGCCAAAACTGATAAAGTGCAGTAGACAGTACTTTTTcctataattttaaaaaaatgccactTCATTTAACTACTACAAACAGTTTATGAATTGGATGTCAAGCAAATCTATCACTGGACACAAATCTAAATGTGTTGCTGATTCATTACATCTTATTATTGTACTATTACATAATGAATCAAAGTTTTATTAGTGTTCCTTGTTATggtgtcatttcatttttatacttCTAGTacaatggaaaaatgtttacGCAGAGGCAGTGAAATAAAGACTGGCTGTTTAGCAGGTTGAGACTAATTACTGTTTGTGCTTTACATAGTATGATGGAACACTATGGAGTTAAATCAGACTACAAAACACAATCTAAACAtcttattttctaaaataatgataataaatattattataaataagtaaaagaTTTGTATGAATGTATGTATCAATCTACCTccacattaaatgtaattttcccaTATCAACAGGGAACACTAACAATGTTCAGTGCAGTAGCATGATCAGTGATACATCACCAACACCTCAGTTTATCAACATGCAGTTCTACAGTAGCTTGtacaaaaaaattgaatttaacaaaagataaagaataaattaaatcatttgTATGTGTCATTAACAAATAAGCTAACGTCTATTTACAAAAAAGATACATTGTAATGAGCTGCCTTCAAAATGTCTTCGAACTTAATATACAAACCTAGCTATACAGACAGACCTGGCTCTAATAGTGTGACAGAGTTATTAATAGTGAAAGATTCTTGTAGTGTAGAGAAAGTAGGGAAATGATTAGTGTCATGCTGTAAGATTACATCTGATCATTGTTCAGTATAGTGTTATAATGTGAATGCTAATAAGCCTCCAGACTGGTACTATGCTTCTCAGCTTCACTACTGCTCAGACATGTATTGCTGAGCTCCAACAAGAAGTGGCCTGCTGCTTATGTTTGTCTCCACTAAAGGCCCATTCATACTTTGTGTGCCCGCGTGTCTGTTATGGGATCAGTTGGGGCTACACAATGTATCATTTCAGCATTGTCATCGTGATGTGTGTAAACGCAATAGTCACATCACAGGACAAACAATGCTTTTGCTGCTTGATACAAAAGCAAAACCCGCATGGTTCTCATGTTCTGTGATTAATCCGCAAGAGAAGTCTGCGGCACTTTTATGTCTTCTCTCATAAATCCCATCGTTTAATTAATGTTATATTTCCACTTTAGAACTGCTGTTCACTAGTTAATAGTGCTTTGTGTGAAATCATATGAACACAGCTATAGTTAATGTCTGCCAATGTGAGCAGCTACCACTAGCTTTAAACACAACAGGGACTGCTGCAATGGGCCGAAGAGTGAAAATAAGTGACATGTTAAATAAAAGATCAAAATGTAAGTAAACAGTTATAAGCCCTTAATTTTACACAGCTTAGTTTAGTTTACCCAGGTAGTTTGTCCCTGTGGTGTCCATGTAATTTGAACAAGTGTGTACAACAGTGTACATCCGTAATGCAAGTGCAGATAGGTGAGGGGACACACAAGCAAAAATTTGCCTTAGCTTGTGCCTGGAAACCTGACCACTTCTAAAGTGAAAATGAACTTGCCAATTCAAGCAAACAGTAAAGAACTGTTGAGTTTTCCGCAAATAATGGCTACAGTATGTAAGTGTGAACAGTAGTAAAGTGTAGTTAAAGTTCTTAGGATACTATAAGAAGCCTTAAGTACATGTTgttaaactgaaattatttgctgtgttgtttCTCATTCTCATTAAATAGTATTAGTGTTTAAATACTGAATTCACATTTTGTCTTGTGTAAGCACAATCAAAAAAGGCAGCTTCTTATTTGTCATTcttcaataaatgtaaaagactCCACGGGAAATGAAGCTGCTTGCTATCCTAAACAGGACCATATTCACACTAATGGTAAGTTTCAAAGATTGATTGTTTTGTGAGTTTTCGATCCACAAAGGCATTTTGAGATAGTTTTCTAAAAGTGTACTACACATGCTACAAacttaataaaacacataaatacgTAATGTTCTATATTGGGCATGTAAGGGATGCTCAGGCCAATGACCGTAAGCATTTGTGTTCTTCCTAAAGTTTTTTTCAATATTAGTTTTGAAGTTATCCATATTAGTGTGAACATGGTCAAAGACCAAAGAAAGTTTCACAGTTCATGTAAATTGTTAACGAGAAGAAAATAGTGGGAAGAAAGGACAGACAGTGTACTCTGACTGCACTGTGTCATAACTGCAGTATTGTATGAACCAAGATATCAGAGAGTCTGCTAGACTTGATAGCAAACAGTCGCTATATCAGAGAGAGGATGGGGACATGAAACAGTAACTagggaaaaaataaagagtCCCGTGTAGGaagaaaataagtgaaaaacagaggaagacGGAAAGACAACGAAGGAAATTGACTATGGTtgttcctccttcttcttcagaGATATACGTTTCTTTCTGGCAGCAAGCATTTCGTAGAAGGGATCAACACTTACGGCAGATCTGTATggacaacaaagaaacacactaaTGAGTGGGTGGATCATACAATTAAAAGGTACATGTACCGAACAGAAACTCAAGCCCAAATTTCTATGACTAAGCCTATGcttcctgtttttcatttacatacttGATGCTGTGAATCcattcctccttctcttcagGTGTGGGGGCAGAGATGCGGTACACCATGTGATTCCCTTCCACCACTCTCCCATCTGCCTCTGTCTTACACGCCTTAATCAGCTGACCACGATTATTGGGGATGTATAACTCAAAGCAGTTCTGATGGGACAAACGCCAGAAACGTAAGATAAGCAATCACGATACAGCAACTTTACAACAATTTTGTGCAGTAATGCAAACTTACTGGTTTTCTTGGATCTTCAACCTCACGGATGCTAAGGTTTTCCAAAGGAATGATACCTCGTGGCTCCTTATCCTGTTGgtaaaaatcacagaaaaaggTATCAGTCCCTGTCCAAGGCGTAACGTTATTAGCACATTTACTCTAGTACTGTGCTTAAGTACACCTGTGAGGTATTTCTACTTGTGTATTTGCCTTTTGTTTCCTTTACTACACTAGAGTggaaattttgtatttttgagaCCACTAcattaattagttaatattAGTTACTGTTCAGATACAGATGATCAATACAAAATATGACCACCTAATAAATGATAATGTCTTATTATTGATAAAACGACAGAACATTAAGTGGTTAAAATGAACGCCACCTTAATCAGCTTCTGATTTTGTCCCCAAGTAACAAATCTTTGCTACATTACGAGTACtaactaaaaatgtttctttgtcattttttcaacTTTGGAAGCCAATTTCCAATTCACTACAAATGAATTTGCTTTTCCCCCCCCACaagttttgtttctctgttgtgCTACCATTTGTTTGTTGCCAACTAAAGAATTTGTGGTTACTTGCTGAGAATTTCATGTTGGTACATTCATGCAGATTCTCAGAAATAAGGTTTCTGAAGTAATTCTCCTGTTGAATgtgtacattaaataaaattatcaaGGCCTAAACATTTTAGGTTTCTACAGAAACCTTATTTATGAGACAAAAAATAAGTCCTGAGCGGACGAAAATAGTTGCACATCTAATCCTTAGGTTCTGCAGCACTAACTTCCCTGCAGAAAAACTTTGAATTGTTagattacaatttattttaaatggctcccaaaatgacaaatcaaatgtaattgatcacaaaaaaatgttcagcATCCTGTTTAGTCTACCTGATGCTTGTACATGGATAGACAATGTCATAAATGAGAATAAACTAAAACTTACTGTTGTGTATTCAAAGTAATAAAGGCAGTTATCTGTGAGAATAAACCATCGCCGTTTCCAAGTCTTCACACGTCCCcctaaaacacaacaacacgGTCAGGATAACAAGTTACAGGAGAGGAAAATTATTTCCTTAaggggtcaaatttgaagggaTACTACTTTTTGACAGTTACAGCTACATTCTCAGTTACAGCTACATTTTGACAGTTACAGCTACAGTAACTATGTAGCGACTTCTTTCTACAATAACTCTGTCAGTACATACCTCCTGAGAAAGCAAGCAGCAGCAGTAGAGGGTGGAAATCACAAGgaagaagcagagacaaaaAGGACCAGAGGTTTAGAGGGAGACAGTGGAGGTAGAGAGGAACAAGAGGACATGAAGAGAGATTATATTAGTGACACACAGATCACAGGTCCTGccatgcaaaagaaaacaatcagaATTTTAGACTGCCATCACATGACGCAAGAAAGTGGGTCTCTGGTTACCATCATGCTATGGCAATGTCTGATTGCCACAACACTGTGAGCTGATAATATCAAGTGGGGGCAAAGAGACAGCAAACCTCAGAATGAATGGCAAGTTCATCATAGCACAAAGCCTTAGAGAAGAAAAAGTACAGTAGCATACAGAACATGACATTTTCTTAATATATTCTTCTGTCTTTAATATCAACATATTGCACGTCTCAGTAGAAGagtttaattttacaaaatctGTGTTAAAGCCAAGAGCAGCAGTACTCCCAATAAAGCACAGATGACTCATTGGCATTAGCTCACCAAGTTTGAGAAGCCACCCCTCCCTGTCAGGGTTAAAAAAGGTGTGGGTCAAGTCATTGCCGTCATCCTCAGGAATCTTGAAGGGCTCGTTTTTAATGCTTTCATAGAGATTCTAGAGtaacacataatttaaaaaatattttgttattgagATAATTTTCATTGTCACTTGAACATTTAGAAAGAAAACCAAGACAGAGATGATCATACTCTGAGAAGCTCCTCTGGCAGGTCTCCCCCCTCGTTGATGCCTCGATTCATTGAGATGAAGCGATCCACTCCAGGTTTGTCCCTTACGTTGGGGTTATGCAGGCTTGTATTCAGCATAATGATGGCAAATGACAGCACATAACATGTGTCTATGAACAAGAGAGATTGTGTTGTGACTGAAATGGATTAAAACCAATACTGAACTCAGAggacaagctgaaaggaaaaataaataaaataaaataaaaactaattactACTAATATTAAAACACCTAtatcacataaataaaatatagtttttagtaTACTAAAAGGACTATGTATAATATAGGAAAATCATCAAATTgcaatttgttctttttttctgtattaattattaaactCTGTGCAGCTACATTTGGCTCTGTTATTGCAGTCTAGCTGAAGTGTGCTTGATTGCATGCTACTATATATGGCTTGTTCAATATCTTCCCTAAGGCCTTAAATCTGGCCTTAATCTCGTGTTGTAGGACATCAGGCCTTTCCCTCAGCTGTCCACTGGGTAATTTCCTGGTGGCATTTTAATTGGCATTTAGTCATGAACCTCCATCCTACTTGGCAACTTATTAGTTAGTTTCACTCAATTCCTCTCCAAGGTTTGCATAAAGCCAATGGGGATAAGTGTTTccaactttgactttttaaaatctgctgcatttgaaaaataaatttcaaaagtTGAAGATCAAattgcagaaacaaacaaagttaTGCGAAATAATTAAAAGTTTC
This window harbors:
- the cyth2 gene encoding cytohesin-2 isoform X1, with product MTVDSEIFMPKSKAPKMDDLDYIPVDLSPEERSELEDIRRRKGVLLQEIQRLREELREAILEVEGLESSTEGSKTLQKSRHVAMGRKKFNMDPKKGIMFLVENELLRHTPEDISQFLYKGEGLNKTAIGDYLGERDDFNIKVLQAFVDLHEFTDLNLVQALRQFLWSFRLPGEAQKIDRMMEAFAQRYCHCNPGVFQSTDTCYVLSFAIIMLNTSLHNPNVRDKPGVDRFISMNRGINEGGDLPEELLRNLYESIKNEPFKIPEDDGNDLTHTFFNPDREGWLLKLGGRVKTWKRRWFILTDNCLYYFEYTTDKEPRGIIPLENLSIREVEDPRKPNCFELYIPNNRGQLIKACKTEADGRVVEGNHMVYRISAPTPEEKEEWIHSIKSAVSVDPFYEMLAARKKRISLKKKEEQP
- the si:dkey-283b15.2 gene encoding neuronal pentraxin-2 — encoded protein: MKDSQSLHPFLSHIMVSLLSLLLFPASASSGPDHDYGAHRRFVCTPVPVDVDPSCFPTTGPGVGAAGPSGPGHQSSPPAGWWGASEEAKATILHLRESLVQQKETILDQRETIRELTAKLTLCEGFGQGVTHHNEHHGTASHSYRAGASSHSTYSDNGHYSNQQGHHGNLIPDSPHHPSVGGKRSDGGYSNNNQGKDKHVTTGDITSSQEQMERMLQALKDRLDNLQKRNTSIAYSSSLKELLQRKISALEQQLHRHRTTPHSSPEHHDNDSSHRDDGDQDNDHHKDAHINDHKEDHNDSGHIDSRNHTDHHEDSHNDDHHDADGDHANHDENHHGDDDDDDANEEDDDDDHSNEADSHLVHTEYRAPGLQAGFHSKKLETMLSQLHLTGASRKKPKGADAFQISFPMRTNYMYGRVKRTLLQEIFALTLCLWMKAGAGTSLGTPFSYSAPGQANELMLIEWGNNPIELLVNDKAVTLPLSLGDGKWHHVCVTWSTRDGQWEAYQDGVQRGSGINLSSWHPIKPGGVFILGQEQDTLGGRFDATQSFVGEMSDLHMWSHVLSATDIYSLASCGSHLIGDVIAWSDTEVELHGGVARYPFDPCH
- the cyth2 gene encoding cytohesin-2 isoform X2; the encoded protein is MHLLRLDTVPVDLSPEERSELEDIRRRKGVLLQEIQRLREELREAILEVEGLESSTEGSKTLQKSRHVAMGRKKFNMDPKKGIMFLVENELLRHTPEDISQFLYKGEGLNKTAIGDYLGERDDFNIKVLQAFVDLHEFTDLNLVQALRQFLWSFRLPGEAQKIDRMMEAFAQRYCHCNPGVFQSTDTCYVLSFAIIMLNTSLHNPNVRDKPGVDRFISMNRGINEGGDLPEELLRNLYESIKNEPFKIPEDDGNDLTHTFFNPDREGWLLKLGGGRVKTWKRRWFILTDNCLYYFEYTTDKEPRGIIPLENLSIREVEDPRKPNCFELYIPNNRGQLIKACKTEADGRVVEGNHMVYRISAPTPEEKEEWIHSIKSAVSVDPFYEMLAARKKRISLKKKEEQP